In Cucurbita pepo subsp. pepo cultivar mu-cu-16 chromosome LG10, ASM280686v2, whole genome shotgun sequence, the DNA window TCGTTGAAGTATTAGGGCGAATTCGTGTCTGTGCTTCCTTTCCAACAATATTTCATCTCTGCagtttttgaattaaaaaaaaaaaaaaattaagaacacaTCCATCTTTATTGGATTATGCTGAACCCTTGTTTTGTGTCTCCATCTTTCGGCCCAGCTAGATTTGAGCCCAAAACGAGAAATATCCATAATCCAAGATGACGGCCCATAAGGATCCCTTATTGGGCCCGATTACAGCCCATGAAGGCGTCGGTTGGGCTTTCATTGGATGTTATTTTGTCgggaagggagagagagaagaagaagagcccAATAATTGGTACCGATTCTCTACTTCTCACGGACTTCATACATTTTTAATTCACTTCTAATTTtcgaaaatttttaaatttcggaaaatgaaataatattgaagagagaaaaaaatgaaccaatttttgaaatatgtgAAAATGAGGGATGGGAGCCGTGTTGGGAAATGGGTTTGGAAATGACTGGACTTTTGCCACGTAAtcacttcattttattattgattatttttatattgggAATTGTTCCCTGCCGCGATGGAAGCCGCGTTACTTTGgataacttaaaatattaactaccaattattatttacataataactaataatagaaaaaaaaatacacttaaTACCGTCTTTGAttctaccatttttttaaaatcaattttcaactatatatttttaattctatttatttgatttaaaccacaaatttgattaaatgtATAATTCAAAGCTACCTACATTTTCTCCTAAGAAAATCTAAATTAGGAGTATCCATGTGGTCTCTAGGTGATAAGGAAAAGATAGAGATtggaaaacatgaaaaaagtGGTGGTGATGGAGCTACTTGGTTAGAGATAGAGATTCCAAATTAGACACAAATAATAAACGCAACAAGAAAAACCTATAAAACTTTTCATACTTGCATCTTAATTAGGAACACTGTTTCTGTACATTATTGCTCACTTAgataaattgagaaaatttaCGCATAAAAGAAAACACTAAATTATATTAGCTCTACGTATGCATGCATAAGAAATGCGACCAAACTCAATCATCTAAAATCACTCAAAATTTCTCCCGATAATAACTACGCTTGTTAATggaaataatttattctttcCATATTCACCAAATGACCCAAAACTTGGCGATTGATATAAATGGCACATAGCAAAGGCTTTTGTTAGGCGATGAGTAGAGTGGAGGAAGCATAAGCACTGCGACAGCAACAGCCACAGCCTTAAATGCTACACAACTTGTTCTTAGTTGATCCAATGGCTTACTCAAATAGAACAATTTTCTTATCATGCTTcgatttttgttcttaaactCGTTGAGGAAATAGCCATTTCATAGCCGCTTCTTATTGTCTTTGGTACTTACCAAAATTGTGTACTTTTTTATGAAACATTGGTAGCTTTAAACCAAttttgaaagtgaaaattttgtaACTATCACGATAATTGTGCAGTTGAATAGTTATGAGAGTTTGGTTATttggatgaaaaaaaatgcaagatTTGATTGCGAGAGAGTTGCATGATattgttttcaattaaattgATAGATTGTGCTCTAGAATTGTGTTATTTTCTTATAGTCATTGATGACGGTTTTGAAGTATTATCATCTGGTTACGAGACATGGTACATAATTGTCTTGCATATACAAAAGACGAAGATTCGATGCCATGCCATGACATCGTAGCTAATTGTAAAGACTGATATTTTATGGTGATTTGAAGTGCAATTATTACGCAACCATCATGATATGGAATGATGACACTTAAAAAGAATGTCTGCTTGAAAACCATCATCATACGCATACAATGGGATGAAAATGACGTTATGGTCGAAAAAGATTGGAAGATCTGGCAACCAAGTTTAATGTCTAGTCAGAAAACCATCTTGTTTTTCTACTTCGGTTCTTGTCTTTAGTCCCTCGCTTTCTGGCTGTCTTGTATATTTTTAAGACATTCATTAGGGGAgtgggtttagggttttcagAAAAAGGCAATTATTAGAAACAGGACCAAAAGCCGCAAGCTGTGAGAGATGACTAACTTGACCTTGTCTGTTGTACCCTTCTGCATCGTTGCTTTTATTCTCCAAACCAAACCCTCACCTGCGGCTACCGATCTCTTGGGTTTGGGCGGGTCGTaggaaacacaaaaaaataaaacccttTCTTTCCCCTTCCTCCGCCCTTCTCACCGCCCTCCCCAAGTTCATCAAGGTAAGATTTTGCTGCGTGGTTCTTCAGACATCCTCGGTATCAAATTACCGAAAAATGAAATACTATTGTCCATTGTACCTTGAACTGATGTTCTTGAAATTGATCTGCTGCAGGCTTTGGATGGCGGAGTAGCAGCAAATGAGAAATGGAGCTGGGGTTCGGTGTGATCTTTTTATTCTATCAGCAGCTGATGTTAGAAGAAGTGGATGATCAGAATTAGGCAGCAGTTTAGTTGAAGATTTCCCATTTGATGGATTATTATAGCACAAAGGGGATTAGGAGTTCCTATTTCCTAGTCTTCACCTCTTATCTCCACTTGATCCGATCTCCCACTAAAGGTAATCAATCTTACTCATTTACCTTGGACATTCATTTGGGTCTTCCACGAATGACTAGTTCTGAGCTTCCTTTGATCAGGATCCTAACTAGCTAATGAACTCCCAAGATTCGTTTCATAATATCTTGCGTCTTTTTTGCGTCCTCCGTCTCTCCCCCAAGTGCTCAAACTGTTCGGTAACAGGAAATAAATGGATTAATGGGGGCACGGAAAGACAAAAAAGGACAAATTTTCAACATCTATGACAGCATCATCTTTGAATATCGAATAGAGAGAGGGACCTACCAGGTAAATGAGTAAGATCAAGATCGGATCAAGAGGTGAAGACAAGGAAATAGGAACTCCTAATTCTCAACCAAACTGCTGCCTTATCATCCACTGCcgatagaagaagaaaagatcacACCTTACCCCAGCTCCATTTCTCATTTGCTGCTACTCCGCCATCCACAGCCTGCAGCAGATCAATCTCAAGAACATCAGTTCAAGGTGCAATGGACAATAGCATTCCTTTATCGGTAATTCGATACCGAGAATGTCTGAAGAATCACGCAGCAAGTACTGGAGGCTACGTTCTAGACGGCTGCGGCGAGTTCATGCCAAATGGAGAAGATGGAACTCCTGAGGCCTCTAAGTGTGCAGCTTGTGAATGCCATCGGAACTTTCACCGAAAAGAGATGAGAGACGAGCCGCTCTCGCAGCAAGCTTTCCTTGGTgctttcttcatctccaacTCGGTCAGAAACAATGGCCATCGTAGTGATGGGATGCCAGTTCCACTCTCTCGTCACCATCATTTACCGGCAGTTCCAATTTCTTCGATGATGATGGCATTTGGAGGAGGAAGCAATGGAGCTCCGGATGAGTCTTCCAGTGAGGGCCTGAATATGTATTATCCATCTGATAATGGAGCCCGGGAGCTGTTCTGTCAGCAGACACAACTGATGAAGAAACGATTCAGGACAAAGTTCACACAGGAACAGAAGGAGAAGATGATAGAATTTGCTGAAAAGTTGGCCTGGAAGATTCAGAAACATGATGAACTAGAAATGCAGCAGTTCTGCGATGAGGTGGGCGTAAGGAGGCAAGTTTTCAAGGTTTGGATGCACAACAAAAAACAAGCCATGAAGAAGAAACACATGTAAGAACGTACTACAAGTTTTACTACAAACCCATTTCGTGAAATAATGCATCCATGGTTGTGCACAGTCCTAATTAGGCTTTGAAAGAGTGAAGAGAGTTAATATTCGGTTCTTGAATGAATATATCTCAATGCCAATTTGTCATGTTACTTCTACATCTAACCTGAATGATTCAAGCATAATgttataaaaaacaaacctgAAACTGTCACCGGAGAAGCAGTGGTGGGTAGACTGTTAGATTCAAAACTATCAATATTTTTCACTTCTTCCGTACGAGATTATTTGTGGCTGAACTGCACAGACAGACTGATGTTAAGATTTTTTTGTCATCATCCAGAAGCTACAAACTTACTTAACACTGAAAAGAATGGCGGAggggaaataaaaaaaccctCAAGCACCATGAAAGTGTGTGTTCTTCATAATACCAAAACAACATGAATCATATTTCTAACCGGAGATCTAATTAAAGTTTTCTGGAATTGGGGGGATGCAAACCTTTGGTTTatgttcttatttataatgaaatttcagaaattaaatatgttcatatatatatgtatatatgtatatttttttttcagggcTATAGATTGCTATCTATtgttaaataaatcaaaatctaTATATGCTAAATAACTTATCCTTCATGCTTATACAATTTCTAAATCTTAACAATCAACTCTTCATCCTGGGACATTAACATATGCCCTCAAATTTATTTGGTGCATGTTTGATGAAAAAGATATGCTCATCTGTCTTTAATGTTAATGCAATTCAAGGATACAATGTAATGGCCCAAACTCACACTTTCCTTCGAGGTTTTTAAacttcacacctttataaggttttcacatccttataaataattattcgttttcctccctaaccgatgtaggatctcacgtACTGTATTCTCACATGTCTTATGTGCGCTATGTTCTTCAACACAATTATATTAACCATAATTGTGTAGATGAAAATTTAATCCTATAACAAATTCATCGAGAATTAAAGGGAAGAACAATTACCTTTTTTGTAAATTACATCAATAAATTGTCTGAAGCGATCTTCAGAAGATTAGCTTTTGACTGTTCTCCATCTATGGCGTTGCTCCATTCTAGTTCGCTACAAAACCGAAGAGCTGTGTTCTTCAAGCTATAGAATGGGGGAAAATAAAAGTTTCATCAGCCCAACATAACCATCAGTCAGATTCAAGGTTGTAAACAAAACAAGCGTCACAAAATACCTTAGAATTACAAATAACTAAGGGAAAGAAAGCTTACTTGAAACATGAATCGGTTTAATAAAATGACGCCCCCATCTATTTTCCATTCGATTTCCGGCTCACAATCTGCTACTTGGATTATTATAAGCATGAAAGAAAGTGGGCAGGTTGTGAAATCTGGGGATTGGCTTCAAATAATGGAAGGTGCTTCAACTTTACCATGCGGTCGACTACTGACAGGCAACCATAATGCATCTTCAGCTTTATTACAAGTCATTCTGACCTTTTGAGAGAATACTTGTTCGAATTTAATGTCTTTTCAAAAGAAGTTCAGACCAGTGGCAGCAGCGCCGCAGCACTTGCAACTTTTTCGACTGTTCGCACAGCGGTGGCAGTGCCCTCAGCTTTATCCACCGCCACCGTAAAACGGGCCCTCTCCAGTCTGCTTTCGAATACATCGGAAAGCgacaaaagtaaaagataaatatCCCCAACGGGCAGCGGAAtagaaaatagtaataatatataaaactaCAAGAAGCAACGGAAATTCCCATTTGCAGGAAGAATCAGACTAATCGTTAATCATTACTGACATTtctaatctaaaaaaatttattgattgaagaagTAATATTCACTTTCTAAGATTTctcaaaaaaaagaaataactaaTCTCAACTTATCGTAATCAAGGCTTGAACAATACTACGATTGAAGGATTTATAACAAGAATAGCCAAGTAATTTCCATAGGGCTATGATCGTGAGCTAAAATGTACTGCATTAATTAGTCATGATCTTCTTTAAACCTCACGCTCAAATCGAAGAGcgccttttttccttttggtgcTAAAATGGCTCGAGAATTCAAGCAGCACGAAATGCACAAAAACTTCCGATCTACGCTTAAATCATAATGCGTTTACCTTCATACAAGAAGAGCAGAAGGAGATTTTCGAGAATTGACGAAGAATTTCGCGAGAAGCTGGATTAGAACAAATGCTCACGTTTCTCTCTGAGAACGATCGTGCATGGCCGTCATCTGCATGTCTCGGCCTCTACGACAGCAATGCTCTTGTTCCTCTAATGTCTACAACGGCGACGGCTCTTCTCTCGTCGCTCCGCCGCGGCTCACGACGACGTCGCATACTACCGGAACCATTCATGATAGATAGTCTCACGAAGAAGAAACGAAAATCTTTTAGAAGCGGCTGTGAATTTTAAAGCACTAATCGTATCCATCGTTAGTTTCAATTTCTGTTTGGGAGAGGGCAAGAGggcaaaaggaaagaaaaatgaaaggaagtTTCAAACTGAAAGGAGAAAAACGTGGCAAATACTTGAAACCATGGAAGACGGGGACTGGACCACCAGATCGACGCGTGTCGCCGCACACGCAGCAACCTCCTTCCACCGTCACAGCTGGTTCCTCCACAATAGCAAAGACGGTCCATTATCAAAAActtatataaaatgaaaaaataagtcCGCCGACGATCATCATAGTATCCTTCAGATCATCGGATCCGCCACCGCCGACATGATGCTCCGATGAAACGCAAGAGTTTTCGTGCTTTGTCTGCATTAGGTACAATCCAGTTCAGTAACTCACTGAACTGAATTGTGTGCGAGTGAAAATTGGTGTTCAATCTCCGAGTAAGAACAGCAGGTGAAAAAGATGTCGCAACTCCCAAAAATCTATTGATCGTCGGGTAGCTTCGATGGTTCTATGGATAATAAGAATCTTTATTGTCGTAGGAAATATATAAATCGAATCTACCTTCGATGGGCCTTGGGCCTGCATTTGAcccaaattccaaaatttgagtttttaacCCATGAACTCAGGGTAAGGTGaatgaatattttaactaCAGAATTGGAATGGTCGTAACCAACGAAAATAATGGGCTGAAACATGAGGTAAAAAGTTGGCCCTGTCAACActgaacacaaaattaaatctcTTCCCTGAAAGCGATATTACAATAAACGGAGTCCTCAACTAAGCTGGGTGACCACCTTCAGCAGCTAGCTTTAATCTTTGGTGATGCTCAGTTACCTTATAATCAACGATCTCCTTTAACAATGTGGAGTCCAAAACACAGTCTGGCCGCCCGTAAACAGCTGCCTGAACGCCGGCCATGAGCTTTGCGATCTCACGGCCTGAGAACCCTTCAGTTTTTCGGGCTGCTTCTCGGAGCACATCGTCGGTGATGTCTCTTATGATTAT includes these proteins:
- the LOC111803043 gene encoding zinc-finger homeodomain protein 5-like, which encodes MDNSIPLSVIRYRECLKNHAASTGGYVLDGCGEFMPNGEDGTPEASKCAACECHRNFHRKEMRDEPLSQQAFLGAFFISNSVRNNGHRSDGMPVPLSRHHHLPAVPISSMMMAFGGGSNGAPDESSSEGLNMYYPSDNGARELFCQQTQLMKKRFRTKFTQEQKEKMIEFAEKLAWKIQKHDELEMQQFCDEVGVRRQVFKVWMHNKKQAMKKKHM